The Rheinheimera mangrovi genome contains the following window.
CTGGCGGCACAGCTGTTGCTATGCAGGCCGACCTTGCTGATGAAACTCAGATAGTGGCGTTGTTTCAGCGGGTGGATCGGGAATTGGGGCCTGTGACTGCATTGGTGAATAACGCCGGTATTTTGGAAAAGCAAAGCAGCCTGCTGGATATGGATCAAGGCCGTTTACAACGGGTATTGGCCGCCAATCTGATAGGGCCTATGTTGTGTGCCCGCGAAGCTGTAAAGCGGATGTCAGTCAAACTGGGAGGCAAAGGTGGCTCAATAGTCAATGTATCGTCCGTGGCTTCCCGTACTGGTTCACCCGGCGAATACATAGATTACGCCGCATCCAAAGGGGCTTTGGATAGTTTCACTTTGGGGTTGTCCAAAGAAGTGGCTGATCAGGGCATTCGGGTCAATTCTGTGAGACCAGGTTTTATTTACACAGATATCCATGCCAGCGGCGGTGAACCGGGCCGGGTTGATCGCATCAAAGACGCCATTCCGATGAAAAGAGGTGGCCAGCCGGAAGAAGTTGCACAAGCGATTTTATGGCTGTTGTCCGATCAGGCGTCTTACGCCACAGGCACTTTTATTGATTTAGCAGGTGGGCGCTGATGCCTGCTGTGGCTTAAACCTTTTTATACTACTTAACTTTACAGCTTTGTTGCTATAAACCAATCTCACGCTATTTTTCTTCGCTGCAACTGCAGTGTTGAAGTGGCAGCTCATAAGATTTTAAGCTAAAGCCTAAGCCCTCAAACTGCCAAAATTTTGCCTGGTGGTCCGGTTGAATAATTTGCTGTATCAGCAACATGGCTTGCATAGAACCGATAATTCCAAGCAAAGGGGCTAACACGCCTAAGCTGCTGCAATTACCGGATTGATCAGTTAAATCCGGAAATAAACATTGGTAACATGGGCTTGGGTTATGGGCAAAAGGCCAGAGCATCAACTGGCCTTGTTGAGCTATAGCGGCCGCACTGACCAGACTGATTTGATGCTGTCGGCAGAGCTTATTAATCAGTTTCCTGCTTTTGAAATTATCTGTGCAATCCAGCACCCAGTCGGTATTTTCCAGCAAAGCTGCGGCATTGTTGGCACTAAAATGTTGTTCAACTGGCTTGATTTGGACATGCGGGTTGAGTTGCTTAAGCTGGCGCGCCGCCATTTTGGCTTTGTTAAACCCTTTGTCTGCGTCGCGGAATAACACCTGCCGCTGCAGGTTAGATAACTCCACTTTATCGCCGTCGACCAAAGTCAACTGGCCTATGCCGGACGACACCAGATACTGGCTGGCGGCATTGCCTAAACCACCACAGCCAATTAGCAGCACTTTAGTTCGCTTCAATTTTTGTTGAGCTGCTTCGCCAAAATCCGGCAACATCAACTGGCGGCTATAACGGATAAATTCTAAATCAGTCAGCATGAAGCGCCTCGCTGATTAATTGCTGCATCTGTTGCACCCATAGTTTTGGCTCTGCAGTAGTCGCAAAAGCCTGCACCACAGCTAAGTGCCTGATGCCCGTCGCCAGCACAGCTTTGGCATTGTTTTCATTGATGCCGCCAATAGCCACCAAAGGGATCTGTGGGAATAACGCAGTGTAACGGGCCAGTTTCTGTAGCCCCTGTAACTTACCGCCCATGTTTTTAGTTTGGGTAGCAAAAACTGCACCTATCGCCAGATAACTAGGGCAAAGCTGCTGCGCCCTTAAAAGTTTATAAAAGCCATGGCAGGAGATTCCCAACCGCAGTCCGGCTTGTTGCAAAGCCGCTAAGTCGGCTTGATCAATATCTTCCTGACCTAAATGCACACCATAAGCGCCAAGCTCCAGCGCTAATTGCCAATGATCGTTGATAAACAGCTGAATATCAGGGTGCTGACAAAGTTGGATGGCTTCTTTGATCTGTTGGCGTAGCAGCTGCTGATCTGTGTTTTTTATCCGTAGTTGCAGGGTTTTTACTCCGGCGGCTAAGGCTCTTTGTAACTCTGTGACTGAAGGTACTATTACATATAAACCTAAAGGTGATTTTAAGGCTGTAAAGGCTTGGGTTGGTGGCTGACGATCGTCAGAGAGCAGCTCTGGTAAATATTCTGGCTTAGCAGGAAAACCGTAATGCCCCAAAGTGCCTGTGTATTCTGTGATGACAACTGGCTGGCTTAATCCTTGATTGATATAAGTTTTGGCCACCACAAAAGCATCTTCCAACGCATAACCTAAAGCC
Protein-coding sequences here:
- a CDS encoding SDR family oxidoreductase; the protein is MKKILIVTGGSRGIGAATAKLAAAQGYAVCVNYLTNQQAADAVVADIRAAGGTAVAMQADLADETQIVALFQRVDRELGPVTALVNNAGILEKQSSLLDMDQGRLQRVLAANLIGPMLCAREAVKRMSVKLGGKGGSIVNVSSVASRTGSPGEYIDYAASKGALDSFTLGLSKEVADQGIRVNSVRPGFIYTDIHASGGEPGRVDRIKDAIPMKRGGQPEEVAQAILWLLSDQASYATGTFIDLAGGR
- a CDS encoding HesA/MoeB/ThiF family protein, encoding MLTDLEFIRYSRQLMLPDFGEAAQQKLKRTKVLLIGCGGLGNAASQYLVSSGIGQLTLVDGDKVELSNLQRQVLFRDADKGFNKAKMAARQLKQLNPHVQIKPVEQHFSANNAAALLENTDWVLDCTDNFKSRKLINKLCRQHQISLVSAAAIAQQGQLMLWPFAHNPSPCYQCLFPDLTDQSGNCSSLGVLAPLLGIIGSMQAMLLIQQIIQPDHQAKFWQFEGLGFSLKSYELPLQHCSCSEEK
- the thiE gene encoding thiamine phosphate synthase — its product is MIQVNNTAVIWSIAGSDNSAGAGIQADLKTIQSFSTPEQPLHLCTLVTAITAQHSSGVDACMAVSVDLLHQQAIALLKDAKPAVIKIGLLANKAQVLWLTDFLQQLRKSQPDLLVIYDPVAISSSGSSMAEPDLYQAVIRHLLPQLDLLTPNLPELEALTQSSDSQQAVELLFKAGVKAVLLKGGHTETTVCTDQLFISADFRYRAYPAYTHQVSLRSPRQQHNFTHGTGCYFSSALAATLALGYALEDAFVVAKTYINQGLSQPVVITEYTGTLGHYGFPAKPEYLPELLSDDRQPPTQAFTALKSPLGLYVIVPSVTELQRALAAGVKTLQLRIKNTDQQLLRQQIKEAIQLCQHPDIQLFINDHWQLALELGAYGVHLGQEDIDQADLAALQQAGLRLGISCHGFYKLLRAQQLCPSYLAIGAVFATQTKNMGGKLQGLQKLARYTALFPQIPLVAIGGINENNAKAVLATGIRHLAVVQAFATTAEPKLWVQQMQQLISEALHAD